One region of Enterobacter ludwigii genomic DNA includes:
- the hns gene encoding DNA-binding transcriptional regulator H-NS — protein sequence MSEALKILNNIRTLRAQARECTLETLEEMLEKLEVVVNERREEESAAAAEIEERTRKLQQYREMLIADGIDPNELLNSMAAAKTGTKAKRAARPAKYSYVDENGETKTWTGQGRTPAVIKKAMDEQGKQLDDFLIKD from the coding sequence ATGAGCGAAGCACTTAAAATTCTGAACAACATCCGTACTCTTCGTGCGCAGGCTAGAGAATGCACCCTCGAAACGCTTGAAGAAATGCTGGAAAAATTGGAAGTTGTAGTTAATGAACGTCGCGAAGAAGAAAGCGCTGCAGCAGCTGAAATCGAAGAGCGCACTCGTAAACTGCAACAATATCGTGAAATGCTGATTGCTGATGGTATCGATCCAAACGAATTGCTGAACAGCATGGCTGCAGCTAAAACCGGCACCAAAGCAAAACGCGCTGCCCGTCCTGCTAAATATAGCTACGTTGATGAGAATGGCGAAACTAAAACCTGGACTGGCCAGGGTCGTACTCCTGCTGTTATCAAGAAAGCCATGGATGAGCAAGGTAAACAGCTGGATGACTTCCTGATCAAGGATTAA
- the rssA gene encoding patatin-like phospholipase RssA gives MRKVKIGLALGSGAARGWSHIGVINALNQMGVEVDIVAGCSIGSLVGSAYACGKLPELETWVRSFSYWDVLRLMDLSWQRGGLLRGERVFNQFRQVMPLEYFTDCQMPFGAVATNLSTGRELWLTEGDIHLAVRASCSMPGLMAPVPHNGYWLVDGGVVNPVPISLTRAMGADIVIAVDLQHDPHLMQQDLMPVNLQSEDAEGEKLAWHERLRGRIGRMAARRSVTAPTAIEIMTTSIQVLENRLKRNRMAGDPPDILIQPYCPQISTLDFHRAEAAIAAGSIAVEKKMDELLPFVRTAR, from the coding sequence ATGAGAAAGGTTAAAATTGGACTGGCGCTGGGCTCAGGTGCAGCCCGGGGATGGTCACATATCGGCGTGATTAATGCCTTAAACCAGATGGGCGTTGAGGTTGATATTGTTGCAGGGTGTTCAATAGGATCGCTTGTCGGCTCCGCTTACGCGTGCGGAAAGCTTCCGGAACTTGAAACCTGGGTACGTTCCTTCAGCTACTGGGACGTGCTGCGCCTGATGGACCTCTCATGGCAGCGTGGTGGGCTGTTGCGCGGTGAACGCGTTTTTAACCAGTTCCGCCAGGTTATGCCTCTTGAATACTTCACTGACTGTCAGATGCCTTTCGGCGCTGTTGCGACGAACCTCAGCACGGGACGCGAGCTTTGGCTTACTGAAGGTGATATTCATCTTGCCGTTCGTGCCTCCTGCAGTATGCCGGGACTAATGGCTCCTGTTCCGCATAACGGTTACTGGCTTGTCGATGGTGGCGTTGTTAACCCGGTCCCTATCTCCCTGACGCGTGCGATGGGTGCCGACATCGTCATTGCCGTGGATTTACAGCATGACCCCCACCTGATGCAACAAGACCTCATGCCGGTGAATCTCCAGAGCGAAGATGCCGAAGGCGAGAAACTGGCCTGGCATGAACGTTTGCGTGGAAGAATCGGGCGTATGGCCGCACGACGCTCTGTGACTGCGCCGACGGCCATTGAAATTATGACTACCTCTATCCAGGTTCTTGAGAATCGCCTTAAGCGAAACCGCATGGCTGGCGACCCTCCAGATATTCTGATTCAACCGTACTGTCCGCAAATATCTACCCTTGATTTCCATCGAGCTGAGGCCGCCATCGCAGCGGGCTCGATAGCCGTCGAAAAGAAAATGGATGAGCTGTTGCCTTTTGTGCGAACAGCACGTTAA
- the galU gene encoding UTP--glucose-1-phosphate uridylyltransferase GalU, which produces MAALNSKVRKAVIPVAGLGTRMLPATKAIPKEMLPLVDKPLIQYVVNECIAAGITEIVLVTHSSKNSIENHFDTSFELEAMLEKRVKRQLLQEVQSICPPHVTIMQVRQGLAKGLGHAVMCAHPVVGDEPVAVILPDVILDEYESDLSQDNLAEMIKRFDETGSSQIMVEPVEDVTAYGVVDCKGVNLEPGESVPMVGVVEKPKADVAPSNLAVVGRYVLSAEIWPLLAKTPPGAGDEIQLTDAIDMLIEKETVEAYHMKGKSHDCGNKLGYMQAFVEYGIRHNTLGEEFKTWLKENVGIKK; this is translated from the coding sequence ATGGCTGCCCTAAATTCGAAAGTCAGAAAGGCCGTTATCCCGGTAGCGGGATTGGGGACCAGGATGTTACCAGCAACTAAGGCGATTCCTAAAGAGATGCTGCCTCTGGTTGATAAGCCATTAATCCAGTACGTCGTTAATGAGTGTATCGCAGCCGGCATCACTGAAATTGTGCTGGTTACGCATTCATCAAAAAACTCTATCGAAAACCATTTCGATACAAGTTTTGAACTTGAAGCCATGCTGGAAAAGCGTGTTAAGCGTCAGTTGTTACAGGAAGTGCAGTCTATTTGCCCTCCGCACGTGACTATTATGCAGGTTCGTCAGGGGCTGGCTAAAGGCCTGGGTCATGCGGTTATGTGTGCCCACCCTGTTGTCGGTGATGAGCCAGTAGCGGTAATACTGCCTGACGTTATTCTGGATGAATACGAATCAGATCTTTCTCAGGATAATTTGGCTGAAATGATCAAGCGTTTTGATGAAACAGGTAGCAGCCAGATTATGGTTGAGCCAGTTGAAGACGTAACCGCTTACGGTGTGGTTGACTGCAAAGGCGTTAACCTTGAGCCTGGCGAAAGCGTGCCAATGGTTGGCGTTGTAGAGAAGCCAAAAGCCGACGTGGCGCCTTCTAACCTGGCAGTGGTGGGTCGCTATGTCCTGAGTGCGGAAATCTGGCCTCTGCTTGCTAAAACGCCTCCAGGAGCGGGTGATGAGATCCAACTGACCGATGCTATTGATATGCTGATCGAGAAAGAGACCGTTGAGGCTTACCATATGAAAGGTAAGAGCCATGACTGCGGTAATAAGCTCGGTTATATGCAGGCATTTGTTGAATATGGCATTCGCCACAATACCCTGGGTGAAGAATTTAAAACCTGGCTCAAAGAGAACGTGGGTATTAAGAAATAA
- the rssB gene encoding two-component system response regulator RssB, which translates to MTQPLAGKHILIVEDEAVFRSLLDSWLSSMGAITSLAEDGIDALEKMVSITPDLMICDIAMPRMNGLKLVEHLRNEGNQTPILVISATENMADIAKALRIGVQDILLKPVKDLNRLRETVLACLYPNMFNSRVEEEERLFQDWDALVSNPPAAAKLLQELQPPVQQTISHCRINYRQLVAADQPGLVLDIAPLSDSDLAFYSLDVTRAGDNGVLAALLLRALFNGLLQEQLSHQGQRLPELGSLLKQVNQLFRQANLPGQFPLLVGYYHSGLKNLILVSAGLNASLNTGEHHIQVSNGVPLGTLGTAYLNQISHRCSSWQCQIWGAGGRLRLMLSTE; encoded by the coding sequence ATGACGCAGCCATTGGCCGGAAAACACATTTTGATTGTTGAAGACGAGGCCGTTTTCCGATCGCTACTGGATTCGTGGTTATCCTCAATGGGAGCAATCACTTCGCTGGCTGAAGATGGCATAGACGCACTGGAAAAAATGGTCAGCATCACCCCGGACCTGATGATTTGCGACATTGCGATGCCGCGTATGAACGGACTGAAGCTGGTTGAACATCTGCGTAACGAAGGCAATCAGACACCGATTCTGGTGATATCTGCCACAGAGAATATGGCAGATATTGCCAAAGCGCTGCGAATTGGGGTTCAGGATATCCTGCTTAAACCTGTCAAAGACCTGAACCGGTTACGAGAGACGGTGTTAGCTTGTCTTTATCCGAACATGTTTAATTCCCGGGTAGAGGAAGAGGAGCGTCTGTTTCAGGACTGGGATGCCCTGGTAAGTAATCCACCTGCCGCGGCTAAACTGTTACAGGAACTTCAGCCGCCCGTACAGCAAACTATTTCACATTGTCGGATAAACTATCGCCAACTGGTTGCGGCGGACCAACCTGGGCTGGTGTTGGATATTGCACCGCTGTCTGATTCAGACCTGGCTTTTTATTCCCTGGATGTTACTCGGGCAGGGGATAATGGTGTATTAGCGGCGTTATTACTTCGTGCGCTATTTAATGGTCTCTTGCAAGAGCAGCTATCGCATCAGGGGCAACGGCTTCCGGAACTGGGCAGTTTACTAAAACAAGTGAACCAACTTTTTCGTCAGGCCAATTTGCCTGGACAGTTTCCGCTATTGGTCGGTTATTACCATAGTGGTTTAAAGAATCTGATCCTCGTTTCAGCGGGCCTCAACGCCTCACTGAATACGGGTGAACATCATATTCAGGTAAGCAACGGTGTGCCGCTTGGGACACTGGGAACAGCGTATCTTAATCAAATTAGCCATCGTTGCTCCTCCTGGCAGTGCCAAATTTGGGGTGCCGGGGGACGGTTACGATTAATGTTGTCCACGGAATAA
- a CDS encoding Lrp/AsnC family transcriptional regulator produces MEFLLDDIDRQILACLVEDARMSLKVLSGRIGLTSPSTAERLKRLEERGVIQGYGARVNLAALGYTLQALVRVRPLPGLLHKVDKYIQAMPECIESDKVTGEDCFVIRLVVRSIEQLDGLLDGLAEHAQCNTSIVKSSPVKRRLPPM; encoded by the coding sequence ATGGAATTCCTTCTCGATGATATCGACCGACAAATTTTGGCCTGTCTGGTCGAGGATGCGCGTATGTCTTTGAAGGTGCTTAGCGGGCGCATCGGTCTGACCTCACCCAGCACGGCAGAGCGGCTGAAAAGGCTGGAAGAGCGTGGCGTGATTCAGGGGTATGGCGCACGAGTGAATCTGGCGGCGCTGGGGTATACGCTGCAGGCGCTGGTGCGTGTGCGGCCTTTGCCGGGGTTATTGCATAAGGTGGATAAATACATTCAGGCGATGCCGGAGTGTATTGAGAGCGACAAAGTCACCGGGGAAGATTGCTTTGTGATTAGGCTGGTGGTGCGTTCAATTGAGCAGCTTGATGGGTTGCTGGACGGTTTGGCGGAACATGCCCAGTGTAATACGTCGATTGTGAAGAGTTCGCCGGTGAAGCGTCGCTTGCCGCCGATGTAA
- a CDS encoding YchJ family protein gives MSQLCPCGSALEYSLCCQRYLSGDQVAPDPSHLMRSRYTAFVIKDADYLIKTWHPSCHAADFRQDIEAGFANTQWLGLTVFEASAGNDDNEGYVSFVARFIERDKTAAIIERSRFLKESGQWYYIDGTRPQFGRNDPCPCGSGKKFKKCCGQ, from the coding sequence GTGTCTCAACTCTGCCCTTGTGGTAGCGCTCTGGAGTATAGCCTATGTTGCCAGCGTTATCTTTCTGGCGATCAGGTTGCACCAGACCCGTCACACCTCATGCGTTCACGGTACACTGCTTTTGTGATCAAAGACGCAGACTATCTGATCAAAACCTGGCACCCGTCTTGCCATGCCGCCGATTTTCGCCAGGACATTGAAGCTGGCTTCGCCAACACGCAGTGGCTTGGACTGACCGTTTTTGAAGCATCGGCCGGAAACGACGACAACGAAGGCTACGTCAGCTTTGTTGCCCGCTTTATCGAGCGCGATAAAACGGCGGCCATTATCGAGCGTTCCCGGTTCTTAAAGGAAAGCGGGCAATGGTATTATATTGACGGAACGCGCCCACAGTTTGGTCGTAACGATCCCTGCCCATGCGGTTCAGGTAAAAAATTTAAAAAGTGTTGCGGGCAGTAA
- the purU gene encoding formyltetrahydrofolate deformylase produces MQSLQRKVLRTICPDQKGLIARITNICYKHELNIVQNNEFVDHRTGRFFMRTELEGIFNDTTLLADLDSALPEGSVRELTPAGRRRVVILVTKEAHCLGDLLMKANYGGLDVEIAAVIGNHETLRTLVERFDIPFELVSHEGHTREEHDNLMAQAIEAHNPDYVVLAKYMRVLTPSFVARFPNKIINIHHSFLPAFIGARPYHQAYERGVKIIGATAHYVNDNLDEGPIIMQDVIHVDHTYTAEDMMRAGRDVEKNVLSRALYQVLAQRVFVYGNRTIIL; encoded by the coding sequence ATGCAATCACTACAACGTAAAGTTCTGCGCACTATCTGTCCCGATCAAAAAGGACTGATCGCACGAATTACCAACATTTGTTACAAACATGAACTGAATATCGTGCAGAACAACGAGTTCGTTGACCACCGTACCGGTCGTTTCTTCATGCGTACCGAACTGGAAGGTATTTTCAACGACACGACCCTGCTTGCCGATCTGGATAGCGCGCTGCCGGAAGGTTCCGTTCGCGAACTGACTCCCGCAGGCCGCCGCCGCGTCGTGATTCTGGTGACCAAAGAAGCACACTGTCTTGGCGACCTGCTGATGAAAGCAAACTACGGTGGTCTGGACGTCGAAATTGCTGCCGTGATCGGCAACCACGAGACGCTGCGCACGCTTGTTGAGCGTTTTGATATTCCGTTCGAACTGGTGAGCCACGAAGGTCATACGCGTGAAGAGCACGACAACCTGATGGCGCAGGCCATTGAAGCGCATAATCCCGACTACGTCGTGCTGGCGAAATACATGCGCGTGCTGACGCCATCCTTCGTGGCGCGTTTCCCAAACAAGATTATCAACATTCACCACTCGTTCCTGCCAGCCTTTATTGGTGCACGTCCTTATCATCAGGCGTACGAGCGTGGCGTGAAAATCATCGGTGCGACCGCTCACTACGTGAATGACAATCTGGATGAAGGTCCAATTATCATGCAGGACGTGATTCATGTGGATCACACCTACACGGCTGAGGACATGATGCGTGCAGGGCGTGACGTTGAGAAGAACGTCTTAAGCCGTGCGCTGTATCAGGTGCTGGCGCAGCGCGTCTTTGTCTACGGTAACAGAACTATCATTCTTTAA
- the adhE gene encoding bifunctional acetaldehyde-CoA/alcohol dehydrogenase yields MAVTNIAELNALVERVKKAQREYANFTQEQVDKIFRAAALAAADARIPLAKMAVAESGMGIVEDKVIKNHFASEYIYNAYKDEKTCGVLSEDDTFGTITIAEPIGIICGIVPTTNPTSTAIFKSLISLKTRNAIIFSPHPRAKDATNKAADIVLQAAIAAGAPKDLIGWIDQPSVELSNALMHHPDINLILATGGPGMVKAAYSSGKPAIGVGAGNTPVVIDETADIKRAVASVLMSKTFDNGVICASEQSVVVVDSVYDAVRERFASHGGYMLQGKELKAVQDIILKNGALNAAIVGQPAYKIAELAGFTVPATTKILIGEVKVVDESEPFAHEKLSPTLAMYRAKDFDDAVEKAEKLVAMGGIGHTSCLYTDQDNQPERVAHFGQKMKTARILINTPASQGGIGDLYNFKLAPSLTLGCGSWGGNSISENVGPKHLINKKTVAKRAENMLWHKLPKSIYFRRGSLPIALDEVITDGHKRALIVTDRFLFNNGYADQITSVLKAAGVETEVFFEVEADPTLSVVRKGAELANSFKPDVIIALGGGSPMDAAKIMWVMYEHPETHFEELALRFMDIRKRIYKFPKMGVKAKMIAVTTTSGTGSEVTPFAVVTDDATGQKYPLADYALTPDMAIVDANLVMEMPKSLCAFGGLDAVTHALEAYVSVLASEFSDGQALQALKLLKENLPASYNEGSKNPVARERVHSAATIAGIAFANAFLGVCHSMAHKLGSQFHIPHGLANALLISNVIRYNANDNPTKQTAFSQYDRPQARRRYAEIADHLGLSAAGDRTAAKIEKLLAWLESLKAELGIPKSIREAGVQEADFLAHVDKLSEDAFDDQCTGANPRYPLISELKQILLDTYYGREFKEGDVAVAKVEAPAVKADKKAKKSA; encoded by the coding sequence ATGGCTGTTACTAATATCGCTGAACTGAACGCCCTCGTCGAGCGCGTTAAAAAAGCCCAGCGTGAATATGCCAATTTCACCCAAGAACAGGTTGATAAAATCTTCCGCGCGGCCGCTCTGGCTGCTGCAGATGCTCGAATCCCTCTCGCTAAAATGGCCGTTGCCGAATCCGGTATGGGTATCGTTGAAGATAAAGTGATCAAAAACCACTTTGCTTCTGAGTATATCTACAACGCCTATAAAGATGAGAAAACCTGTGGCGTGCTGTCTGAAGACGACACCTTCGGTACTATCACGATTGCAGAACCTATCGGCATCATTTGCGGTATCGTTCCAACCACCAACCCAACGTCTACTGCTATCTTCAAATCACTGATTAGCCTGAAGACCCGTAACGCAATTATCTTCTCTCCGCACCCACGTGCTAAAGATGCAACGAACAAAGCTGCTGATATCGTATTGCAGGCGGCTATCGCTGCAGGCGCACCAAAAGACCTGATCGGCTGGATTGACCAACCTTCTGTTGAACTGTCCAACGCACTGATGCACCACCCAGACATTAACCTGATCCTGGCGACCGGTGGTCCTGGCATGGTTAAAGCAGCGTACAGCTCCGGTAAACCAGCAATCGGCGTAGGCGCAGGTAACACTCCTGTTGTTATCGACGAAACGGCTGATATCAAACGTGCTGTTGCTTCTGTACTGATGTCCAAAACCTTCGATAACGGCGTTATCTGTGCATCTGAACAGTCCGTTGTTGTTGTAGATTCCGTATATGACGCGGTTCGCGAACGCTTCGCCAGCCACGGCGGCTACATGCTGCAGGGCAAAGAGCTGAAAGCCGTTCAGGACATCATCCTGAAAAATGGCGCACTGAACGCCGCTATCGTTGGGCAGCCAGCGTATAAAATTGCTGAACTCGCAGGTTTCACCGTTCCGGCAACCACTAAGATCCTGATCGGTGAAGTGAAAGTTGTTGATGAGAGCGAGCCATTTGCACACGAAAAACTGTCTCCGACTCTGGCAATGTACCGCGCGAAAGATTTCGACGATGCAGTAGAGAAAGCAGAGAAACTGGTTGCCATGGGCGGTATCGGTCACACCTCTTGCCTGTACACCGACCAGGATAATCAGCCAGAACGTGTTGCTCACTTCGGTCAGAAGATGAAAACTGCACGTATCCTGATTAACACCCCTGCTTCTCAGGGTGGTATCGGTGACCTGTACAACTTCAAACTCGCACCTTCCCTGACTCTGGGTTGTGGTTCCTGGGGTGGTAACTCCATCTCTGAAAACGTTGGTCCAAAACATCTGATCAACAAGAAAACCGTTGCTAAGCGAGCTGAAAACATGTTGTGGCACAAACTTCCGAAATCTATCTACTTCCGCCGTGGCTCTCTGCCAATTGCGCTGGATGAAGTGATTACTGATGGCCACAAACGTGCGCTCATCGTGACTGACCGTTTCCTGTTCAACAACGGCTACGCTGACCAGATCACCTCTGTTCTGAAAGCGGCTGGCGTCGAAACTGAAGTCTTCTTTGAAGTTGAAGCTGACCCAACCCTGAGCGTTGTTCGCAAAGGTGCTGAACTGGCGAACTCCTTCAAACCAGATGTGATTATCGCACTGGGTGGCGGTTCCCCAATGGACGCCGCGAAAATCATGTGGGTAATGTACGAACATCCGGAAACTCACTTTGAAGAACTGGCGCTGCGCTTTATGGATATCCGTAAACGTATCTACAAGTTCCCGAAAATGGGCGTAAAAGCGAAAATGATCGCCGTTACTACCACTTCCGGTACCGGTTCAGAAGTGACTCCGTTTGCGGTTGTTACTGACGATGCAACAGGTCAGAAATACCCACTGGCTGACTACGCACTGACCCCAGACATGGCGATTGTTGACGCCAACCTGGTCATGGAAATGCCGAAATCACTGTGTGCCTTCGGTGGTCTGGATGCGGTTACTCACGCTCTGGAAGCTTACGTTTCCGTACTGGCGTCTGAGTTCTCTGATGGTCAGGCTCTGCAGGCTCTGAAACTGCTGAAAGAAAACCTGCCAGCATCCTACAATGAAGGGTCGAAAAACCCTGTAGCACGTGAGCGTGTACACAGTGCAGCAACCATCGCCGGTATCGCGTTTGCTAACGCCTTCCTGGGTGTTTGCCACTCAATGGCGCACAAACTGGGTTCTCAGTTCCACATTCCTCACGGTCTGGCGAACGCCCTGTTGATCAGCAACGTTATCCGTTATAACGCGAATGATAACCCAACCAAGCAGACTGCATTCAGCCAGTACGACCGTCCGCAAGCACGTCGCCGTTACGCTGAAATCGCTGACCATCTGGGTCTGAGCGCTGCGGGTGACCGTACTGCTGCGAAGATTGAGAAACTGCTGGCATGGCTGGAAAGCCTCAAAGCTGAACTGGGTATTCCTAAATCTATCCGTGAAGCTGGCGTTCAGGAAGCTGACTTCCTCGCCCACGTAGATAAACTGTCTGAAGATGCCTTCGATGACCAGTGTACTGGTGCTAACCCGCGCTACCCACTGATCTCCGAGCTGAAACAGATTCTGCTGGATACCTACTACGGTCGTGAGTTCAAAGAAGGTGATGTAGCAGTGGCTAAAGTTGAAGCTCCTGCGGTAAAAGCTGACAAAAAAGCGAAGAAAAGCGCTTAA
- the tdk gene encoding thymidine kinase, translated as MAQLYFYYSAMNAGKSTALLQSSYNYQERGMRTVVYTAEIDDRFGAGKVSSRIGLSSPARLFNPQTDLLEDIRAAHATQPIHCVLVDESQFLTREQVHALSEVVDGLDIPVLCYGLRTDFRGELFAGSQYLLAWSDKLVELKTICFCGRKASMVLRLDQAGKPYADGEQVVIGGNERYVSVCRKHYKEALSVGSLTAIQHDNRK; from the coding sequence ATGGCACAACTTTATTTCTACTATTCGGCAATGAATGCCGGAAAATCCACAGCACTGCTTCAATCCTCGTACAATTACCAGGAACGAGGAATGCGTACTGTTGTTTATACGGCTGAAATTGACGATCGCTTTGGTGCAGGGAAGGTGAGTTCCAGAATAGGCCTTTCGTCTCCGGCCAGGCTGTTTAACCCGCAAACTGACCTGCTGGAGGACATTCGCGCAGCGCATGCCACGCAGCCTATTCATTGTGTTCTGGTTGATGAGAGCCAGTTTCTGACGCGTGAGCAGGTTCATGCGCTTTCAGAGGTGGTAGATGGGCTCGATATCCCTGTTCTTTGCTATGGGCTGCGTACAGACTTCCGTGGCGAGCTATTCGCAGGGAGCCAGTATTTGCTTGCCTGGTCAGATAAACTCGTCGAACTCAAAACTATCTGCTTTTGCGGCAGGAAAGCCAGTATGGTGCTTCGTCTCGACCAGGCCGGAAAGCCTTATGCAGATGGTGAGCAGGTGGTGATAGGCGGCAATGAACGCTATGTTTCTGTCTGCCGTAAGCATTATAAAGAAGCGCTGTCTGTAGGCTCGCTGACGGCGATTCAGCACGACAACAGAAAATAA
- a CDS encoding DMT family transporter — MRDLHKGVWQMSLAMLISGSIGAFVLLSGLPVTEVVFWRCLIGAIALFIFIRMSQKPFSPLTRTTLLLAILGGVALVVNWLLLFAAYERISIGLSTVVYNTQPFMLVLMGIFLGERVSLVKWGWLFLAFGGVVILLSSELTGAHSTNWLTGIGLAMAAAFFYAVTAIIARKLRSIAPQHIAFIQVLTGVVMLLPFAHMPSLSGDFPWSILLTLGIVHTGIMYQLLYSAIQKLPTPITGSLSFIYPVVAIIVDNLVFGHSLNLTQLAGGTLILFAAAGNNLGWGEKKPRECGVGIKTAN, encoded by the coding sequence ATGCGTGATTTACATAAAGGCGTCTGGCAAATGAGCCTGGCGATGTTAATTTCCGGCTCAATTGGCGCGTTTGTTTTACTTTCCGGTCTGCCAGTAACGGAAGTCGTGTTCTGGCGCTGCCTTATCGGAGCCATCGCACTGTTTATTTTTATCCGTATGAGTCAAAAACCGTTCAGTCCCCTCACCCGGACGACACTGCTACTGGCTATTCTCGGTGGCGTGGCTCTCGTGGTGAACTGGCTCCTGCTCTTCGCTGCCTATGAACGGATCTCAATTGGTCTTTCTACCGTGGTGTATAACACCCAGCCGTTTATGCTGGTTTTGATGGGGATATTTTTAGGTGAACGCGTCAGCCTGGTGAAATGGGGCTGGCTGTTCCTCGCCTTTGGCGGCGTGGTGATATTGCTCTCCAGTGAGCTGACCGGAGCGCATAGTACCAACTGGCTGACGGGTATCGGTCTGGCAATGGCGGCAGCCTTCTTCTACGCAGTGACCGCCATTATCGCTCGTAAGCTACGATCCATTGCGCCGCAGCATATTGCCTTTATTCAGGTGCTGACCGGCGTGGTAATGCTTCTGCCGTTTGCCCACATGCCCTCATTATCAGGGGATTTTCCGTGGTCAATTTTGTTGACGCTGGGCATCGTCCATACCGGCATTATGTATCAGTTGCTCTATAGCGCGATCCAGAAGCTGCCTACGCCCATTACCGGCTCGCTGTCATTTATCTATCCGGTGGTAGCGATTATTGTCGATAATCTGGTATTCGGACACTCGCTGAACCTGACGCAGCTGGCGGGCGGCACACTGATATTGTTTGCTGCGGCTGGCAATAACCTGGGCTGGGGCGAAAAAAAACCCCGCGAGTGCGGGGTTGGGATCAAAACAGCAAATTAG
- a CDS encoding IS3-like element ISSen4 family transposase (programmed frameshift) encodes MKKRFSDEQIISILREAEAGVPARELCRKHAISDATFYTWRKKYGGMAVPEVKRLKSLEEENARLKKLLAEAMLDKEALQVALGRKLLTTDQKREAVMLMCDATGLSQRRACRLTGLSLSTCRYEAHRPAADAHLSGRITELALERRRFGYRRIWQLLRREGLHVNHKRVYRLYHLSGLGVKRRRRRKGLATERLPLLRPAAPNLTWSMDFVMDALSTGRRIKCLTCVDDFTKECLTVTVAFGISGVQVTRILDSIALFRGYPATIRTDQGPEFTCRALDQWAFEHGVELRLIQPGKPTQNGFIESFNGRFRDECLNEHWFSDIVHARKIINDWRQDYNECRPHSTLNYQTPSEFAAGWRKGHSENEDSDVTN; translated from the exons ATGAAGAAGCGTTTTTCCGACGAACAGATCATCAGTATTCTCCGCGAAGCCGAAGCTGGGGTACCCGCCCGTGAACTCTGCCGCAAGCATGCCATTTCCGATGCCACGTTTTACACCTGGCGTAAGAAGTATGGCGGTATGGCGGTGCCTGAAGTTAAGCGCCTGAAGTCGCTTGAGGAAGAGAACGCCAGACTCAAGAAGCTGCTTGCCGAAGCCATGCTGGATAAAGAGGCGCTTCAGGTGGCTCTTGGGCGAAAGT TACTGACGACAGACCAGAAGCGGGAAGCCGTGATGTTGATGTGTGATGCGACCGGTCTGTCGCAACGTCGTGCCTGCAGGCTTACAGGTTTATCCCTGTCGACCTGCCGCTATGAGGCTCACCGTCCGGCTGCTGATGCGCATTTATCAGGGCGCATCACTGAGCTGGCACTGGAGCGCAGGCGTTTTGGCTACCGTCGTATTTGGCAGTTGCTGCGCCGTGAAGGGCTTCATGTTAATCATAAGCGCGTGTACCGGCTTTATCACCTCAGTGGCCTGGGCGTAAAACGCAGAAGACGTCGTAAAGGGCTGGCAACAGAACGTCTGCCGCTGCTCCGTCCGGCGGCGCCCAATCTGACCTGGTCGATGGATTTCGTCATGGACGCACTTTCCACCGGTCGCAGGATCAAGTGTCTTACCTGCGTCGATGATTTCACAAAGGAATGCCTGACGGTCACTGTTGCCTTTGGGATTTCAGGCGTTCAGGTCACGCGTATTCTGGACAGCATTGCACTGTTTCGAGGCTATCCGGCGACGATAAGAACTGACCAGGGGCCGGAGTTCACTTGCCGTGCACTGGATCAATGGGCCTTTGAGCATGGTGTTGAGTTGCGCTTAATCCAGCCGGGCAAGCCAACGCAGAACGGATTTATTGAGAGCTTTAACGGACGATTTCGCGATGAATGTTTGAATGAGCACTGGTTCAGCGATATCGTTCATGCCAGGAAAATTATTAATGACTGGCGGCAGGATTATAACGAATGCCGCCCGCACTCCACGCTGAATTATCAGACACCGTCTGAATTTGCAGCGGGCTGGAGAAAGGGTCATTCTGAGAATGAAGATTCCGACGTTACTAACTGA